The following is a genomic window from SAR86 cluster bacterium.
AGGCGCTATCAATTGATGGTTCATCCCAGACATCTAATCTAGCAATTTCTTCTTTTAAATCTAACAAGATATTTTCTGATCCTATAACAAACTTTTGTATAGCTTTTTCATCAAATTCACTTATTTCATTGAAATAACAGAAGAGATTTTTTGCAACACCAGAAAATGTTGATGCTGAAGTTCTCATAGCTTCAATTAATTCCTTTGCTTTTGGATGCAAATTAATATCTATATTTAGATTTTTTAAATGAGGCTTTAAGTTATCAATAAAATCTTCGAGCGTTAATTTAGCCATATGCTGAATATTTAAATAATCCAATTTAGAAATATCAAAAATTGCACCTGCTTTTTGAACATCGCTTAAACTAAAATCTTTAACTAGATCATCTATATAAAAAACCTCTTTTTCCCCTTTTGACCATCCAAGTCTTGCTAAAGTATTTAAGATAGCAGAATCAAGATAACCCAAATTTCTGTACTCCTCCAAACTAGTTGCAGCATGTCTTTTGGAAAGCCTTTTTTTATCATTACCAAGAACTAATGGAAGATGAGCATATTCTAAGGATGGATATTCGAGGGCATTTTGAATATGTATTTGTCTTGGAGTATTACTAAGATGATCTTCACCTCTTATAACACTAGAAACACCTTGTTCAAAATCATCAACAACATTACACAAATGATATGTTGGAGATCCATCACTTCTCAATAAAATAAGATCATCAAGTTCATTGTTTTCAAATTTTACTTGCCCTCTAATAATATCGTTAACGATTATTTCGCCATCTTCTGGAGTCGCTAATCTTAAAACTGTATTTTCAGAGCGTTCTAGTCCAAGATTTCTGCTTCTACCATCATACATTGGTTTTTTCCCAGCAGCGGTTTGCTCTTGACGCATTTCGTCTAACTCCTCTTGTGAACAATCACACCAATAAGCTTTACCTGATGCAATAATCTTTTCAGCTGCTTTAATATAAATTTCATTTCTTTCTGACTGATTAATTGGTGTTTGGTCTGGTATGAGACCAACGCTTGCAAGACTTTCTAATATATTTTTTTCATACTCTTTTGAAGAGCGTTCTTTGTCTGTATCTTCAATTCTGATTAAAAATTCACCTTTATTTTGTTTAGCATATACAAAATTAAAAAGTGCTGTTCGAACTCCACCAATGTGCAAAGTTCCAGTTGGACTTGGTGCAAATCTTGTGACAATTTTTTTCAAGTTATTTTATTCCAAATAGTATCAACATTATTTCTTGAAGTTATGTCATCAAGTCTTTTATTGTGTTCTTTAATATCGTCTTTTGATGATTCAATTTTTTTAATTTTAAATCCATTGGTTAAAAATTCTTTATTAGATTTTTTCTGTTCTAATGATGGTGTAGAGTTCCCATTACTGAATTCAAAATTACTTTGGCCGCCAGTTAAAAGCATATAAACATCTGCAAGAATATTAGCATCCAGCAAAGCTCCGTGATAAGTTCTGTCATAACCAGTTACATCAAATCTATTAGCTAATGCATCTAAAGAGTTTCTTTGGCCAGGAAATTTTTCCCTTGCTAATGACAGTGAGTCTATAACTTCACATATTTCCTCAAGTTTTGGATATTTTGAAGAAACTAAGTTCAATTCATTATTTAAAAATCCTACATCAAAATCTGCATTATGAATAACTAATGTGCTTCCTTGGATAAATTCTAAAAACTCTTCAGCAATTTCTTGAAACAAGGGCTTATCTTCAAGATCTTGATTAGATATTCCATGAACTTTTGTGGCTTCTTCGTCAATCAATCTTTCAGGATTTAAATAAGAATGAAAATGTTCCTCAGATTTTTTTCTATCATTTAAAAGCACTGCTCCAATTTCAATCACTCTATGGCCTTGCTCAACTTCTAACCCAGTAGTTTCTGTATCAAGAATGATGTATTTTTTTGCCATAAATTTTACTCTAAACTATCTATACCTTTATTAGCTAGTATGTCTGCTATTTCATTTTGTTCGTGCCCAGTGTGGCCTTTTACCCAATTCCATCTTACATCATGTTTCATACAAAGCTTATCTAGCTCTATCCAAAGCTCCTTATTTTTAACATCCTTTTTATTAGAATTTTTCCATTTGTTAATTTTCCATTTTTTTATCCAACTTGTTATGCCTTGCATAACGTATTTTGAATCTGTTGTTAAATTAACAATACATACTTCTTTAAGTAATTTTAAACCCTCTATGGCAGCTTGAAGTTCCATTTGATTATTGGTGGTATTTTTATTACCTCCAAAATACTCTTTTTCATTATCTTGATACTGAATCAAAACACCCCAACCTCCTGGGCCAGGATTCCCTCTGCATGCACCATCAGTATAAATATTTACTGTTTTCATAAAATTAAATTAAAATTTGCATATGATTAAAGTAGAACCAATTCCAGCTTTTAGTGATAATTATATTTGGTTAGTCACAACTAATGAAGGGTCAATTGTAATTGATCCTGGTGATGCTAATCCTGTAATTGAATATCTTAGTAAAAATAAAGATCTAACTTTGAATAGTATTTTGCTCACTCATCATCATTATGATCATTCTGGAGGTATAGAAGATTTAAGAAAAAGATATGACTTAAAGGTTTTTGGACCAAATAATCAAATAAAATCTGTGGATCATAGAGTGGTTGAAGGAGATGAAATTTTAGTAAACGGATTAATTTTTAAGATTATTGAAGTTCCAGGTCATACTTTAGATCATATTGCATTTTATAATGACGGTGATGATGATCCGATTCTTTTTTGTGGGGATACACTATTTGCTGCTGGCTGCGGACGAGTTTTTGAAGGTACATTTGATCAAATGTATGAATCTTTATTGAAGCTTAAAAAGCTTCCTGAAAACACAATAGTTTATAGTGGGCATGAGTACACAACAGCAAATTTAATGTTTGCAAATCATGTTGAGCCTTTGAATAAAAACATACGAGATAGTTTATCTAAAGTTCAAGAACTCAGATCAAAGAATATACCTACCCTCCCAACAAGTATTAAAGAGGAAAAACTTATTAATCCCTTTTTACGATGTGATGATGAGAGCCTTCAAATCATAATAAGAAAAAAATTTAATACTGATTTAAGTGAATTAAATATTTTTTCTGCCTTAAGAGAATGGAAAGACAACTTCTAATAATAATTACAGCTTCTTTATTAATATTTGGCTGTCAACAAATTGATTTAGGTATGCCTAGTTCTGTTATTTCAATTGAGGAACAAAAACCTCAAGTTATTGTTGTTGAAGAAAAACCACAAGATGTATGGGAATATATGATGACAAAAACAGATTTATCACCGTATATTCTTGATGAGCAAACAAATTTTTATATCAATAAACACATATCTAATCTAGAAAAATTTACAGAATATTTAGATAAATCCTATTATTTCATTTATTACGTAATTCAAGAACTTGAAGCTGCAGATCTTCCTGTTGAGCTTGCTCTGATTCCTTTTATAGAAAGTAATTATGATCCCTTTTCAATTTCGCCTTCTGGTGCAGTTGGGCTTTGGCAGTTTATGCCTACCACCGGAAGAGCATTTAACTTGGAGAGATCATGGTGGAATGAGGACAGACATGATCCATATAGATCAACTCATGCTGCAATTGGATATTTTAAATATCTATTTGAGAGGTTTGATAATGATATTTATCTTGCTCTTGCTGCGTATAATGCTGGGCCTACTTATCTTGAAAAACAAATAAAAAAAAATAAACGTAGAGGTTTAAAATATGATTTTTGGTCGTTAAATTTAACAAATCAAGTCACAGAATATGTGCCTAAATACGTTGCAATAAGAGAAGTAATCTTTAATGCTGAAAAATATGGAATTCTTCTACCTAACATCCCAATAGAATCTGTTGTAAAGAAAATTGAGATACCTGGTCAAGTTGAGATCTTAACTCTTAGCGAATATCTAAGTATAAAACCAAAGCTTATATATAAATTAAATGCTGGTTATACAAAATGGGCTTCTGCACCAAAAGATAAAAGCATTTTTTATGTGCCAATAGAAAAAACTTATTTACTAGACAGTCCTGATAGTCCCTTTGAAAATGTAAATCAGATTAACTGGATATCACATAAAGTATTATCTGGAGATAGTTTATGGAAATTAGCAAAAAAATATGACACTGAAGTTAGAATTATTAAGGAAATTAATTATATAAATAGTGATTTATTATCAGTGAACGATACCTTGTTAATACCTTTGAGCAAGTCAAAGTCTAATACATTTATTCCATATGAAATGCATATCGTATCTGAAGGAGATACTCTTTGGAGCATTGCTAAAAAATATAAGATTGAAATTAAAGAGTTGACTGCAATAAATTCGCTTGACAGAAATGCAATACTTAAATTAGGCCAGCAATTATCTATTGGTAATAAAAACATTCATCGAAATATAGAATCAAAAAAAAGAACAATACTCTATTCAGTTAAACAAGGAGATAATTTATACAAAATATCAGATTTATTTGATGTGAGTGTAAAGAGCATTGAGGAATTAAATGATTTTAAAACTTCAAAATTAATGCCCGGTCAAATAATAAAGATTGCGATAAGAGCTTTTTAATTATCAGAAGTTTTTGGATCTAAAGCATCTCTCAAACCATCACCAAAAAAGTTTAGGGCGAATAAAGTTATAGTAAATGTTATACCTGGATAAATTAACAACCAGCTATACTCTTCCATTGATTCGACTCCATCTTTTATTAAAGTGCCCCAGCTACTCATTGGTGGTTGAATACCTAACCCCAAAAAGCTTAAAAATCCTTCTAACAGCATAACTTGTGGAATCGTCAATGTTGCGTAGACTGCAACAGGGCCCAATATGTTAGGTAACAAATGCCTTCTGAACATGAGAAAGTTTCCAACTCCCATTGCATTTGCTGCAAGAACAAACTCTTGATTTTTTAGACCAATCACTTGAGCTCTTACTATTCTTGCCATAGTCAACCATTCAACAGCACCAATTGCACCAAATAATAACCAAAGATTTCTTCCAAAAATAACCATCAACAAAATAATAAAAATTATGAAAGGAAGGCCATAAAGCACATCAACTATTCGCATCATAATGGAATCAACTCTACCACCTGCATATCCAGCAATAATTCCCCAAGACACTCCAATCACCAATGCAACTCCCGTTGCAACAAAACCAACAAGAAGAGATATTCTTGCCCCATATAGTATTCTGCTTAATAAATCTCTACCTAAAATATCTGTTCCTAATAGATGTGCTGAAGATGGAGCAGTAGCTCCTAAGTCGAGATTTTGTTCGTAATAAGAGTATGGTGCGATCCAAGGAGCAGCAAAAGCACACAAAATCAAAACTATCAAAATTGACCCACCAATCATTGCTGCTTTATTGCGAGTCAATCTATATATTGCATCGGACCATAGAGAAGGATTATTGCTCATGATAAATCCCTTGATCTTGGATTTAACCAAAGTGCTGCTAAATCTGACATTAGGTTAAAAAAAACAATCATGGCAGAAAAAAAAATTGTTGTTCCTAATATCATTGTGTAGTCTCTATTGAATGCTGCTTCAACATAGAATCTTCCTAATCCAGGAATTTGAAAAATTGTTTCAACAACAAAAGAACCTGCAAGAAGTCCAGCAATTGCAGGACCCAAAAATGATACAACAGGTATAAGTCCACCCTGCATCGCGTGTTTAGTAACAACCTGCGTTTCATTTAGACCTTTGGCCCGAGCAGTTCTTATAAAATCCTGATTTAATATTTCTAACATACCTCCTCTGCTTAATCTTGCTATATAAGCAGCATATGCAAATCCTAAAGTAATGGATGGTAGTAATTTATCTCCTGGGAGTTGTCCCCATCCTGAGACTGGTAACAATTCAAAATTAATTCCAAAAATTAATACCAATAAAGGGCCCATTAGAAAAGTTGGTACGCAAATACCAATCATCGCAATTCCCATCGGTACATAATCTAAAAATGTATTTCTTTTAAGTGCAGCAAGAACTCCAGAAAAAATGCCAATAGACAAAGCAATCAGCATTGAATAAATTGCAAGCTCAAATGTAACCGGCAAACCAGTTGTAATCATTTCTGTTACAGATCTTCCTGGATAACGAAATGAAGGACCAAAATCACCTCTGATTACACCAGACATATAATCTAAATACTGTTGCCATTGAGATGCATTTAAATTGTATGCTTCGTTTAAATTCTTTAGAACTTGTGGTGAGACTGCTTTATCAGCATCAAATGGACCACCAGGAGCAAGTTTAATTAGAAAAAAAGTAATACTTGCTACTGCTAAAAGAACAGGAATTGAAATTAAAATTCTTTTAATAAAAATACTTAGCATACAGAAATTAATCTCTTTCTAAGTATATATATTTAGGATGATGATGATCTAAATAATTTGGAAAATACCCTTTTACATCTTCTGATAGTTGATAAGATCTAACATAAGTATACAAAGGAACAATAGGCATTTCATCGATCAGTATTCTTTCTGCTTGCATAAGAAGATTATATCTTTTCTCTGTATCATTGGTTGAGTTGGCAAGCTCAAGCAAATCGTCATATTTTTTATTTTCCCAACCAGTTTTATTATTACCTCTATTAGGTCTTAAAGTATCTAAAAATGTATTTGGGTCCTCATAATCTCCTATCCAACCTGCTCTTGAGACTTGGAAGTCACCTATCATTTCTCTATTTAAATAAACTTTCCAGTCTTGATTGACTAACTCAACTTCTATTCCAAGAGTTGTTTGCCACATCTGCTGAATGGCTAACGCAATCTTTCTATGATCTTCATTAGTATTAAATAATATTTCTAATTTTGGAAAATCTTCTGGATTAGAATATCCAGCCTCAACTAATAATTGTTTTGCTAACAATGGATCATATTTAATCTCCGTATCAGGCTGATATCCTGCTGAACCAGGAGGCGTAAATGAATAAGCAGGTATTTGACCGCATTTAGTAACTTTCTCAACCAATTGAGTTCTATTGATAGCATAAGCTAGCGCTTTTCTAACTTTTACATCTTTAAGAACTGGATGTTTAGTATTAAATCTATAAAAATATGTTCCCATGTAAGGATCTATTCTTAAGTTTGGATTATTTTCTTCAATGTATATTGGACATTTTTGCGAAGGTAAACTGCTAGTTAAATGAAGTTGGCCTGCTCTGAACATTCTGTCCTCAGTCATTGTATTTTGAACTGGATAAAAGTGTATTTCATTAAGTTTTACTTTTTTTGCATCCCAATAGAATGGATTCTTATCAACAATTATTTTGCTATTTAGTTCCCATGACTTAAGTCGAAATGGGCCATTGCATACAAAATTTCCTGGGCGAGTCCACTCACCATTTCTATCATCAATATCTCCATATTTTAAAACAGTTTCTTTGTGCACTGGCCAAGTACTATAGTGACTAAGAAGACCAAGAAAAAAAGGTGTTGGGTTTTTTAGATTAACCTCAAGAGTAAAGTCGTCAATAGCCTTTACTCCAACATTATCAAAATTGTTATTTATTTCATTATGGAATTCATATGCACCAGTTACATAATAGAGCATATCAGGATATTGTGATCCTAATGATGGCGTAAGAATTCTCTTCCAACTCCAAACAAAATCAGATGCTGTTACAGGATCTCCATTTGACCACTTAGCATTCTTATTTAAGAAAAAAGTATATTTTTTTCCATCATTGCTTATTTCCCATGATTCAGCAGCGCCTGGTAAGCTTGCTCCTCCTTTTGGATTAGATGATGTTAATCCCTCACACATTGATATCAGTAAATGATGTTCCGGGACACCGGTTACAATATGTGGATCTAAACCTTGCGGCTCAGCACCATTTCCAAAATGGAAAATTTGATTTTCTAATCCAGAATCTACCGGTGATATGTTTTGCCCACAGCTATGAATAAAACATAGAGATATTAAGATTAAAAAATATTTTTTATGCATTTTAAAAACCATCTAAATTAATATTAACAACTGCATTTTTAAATAAATCTTCGTCAATAATAGACGCAATTGAATCAAAATATCTTTCTGATGAAAACGTTCTATAGTTTTCAATTGCAGATTCTATTTCCTCATAAGTGGCATCATTAAACTTTTTAATATCAATAATATATTTATCTTTGTTGTTAGAATCTAAATACACTGTAGCTCCATCAGTATTTTTAAATACTTCCTCTAAGATTTCAGCAGGCATGAGAGATGCATATCTTTTTACATTTACATATGAATCATTAGTAATAAAATCATTTTCTTCAATATAAGCAAATTCTTTTTCTTCAATCTTTAATTCAGATAACTTATTTGTAATATTTATAATTTCATTTTCAGCAATTGATAAAGCTAATAGATCTCTAGCCTTGTCTTCCACCTGGTCATAATCCATAAGCTTAGACTCTGTAATTTGAGTTGTAGTTAAAACTAAAATTTTATCTTCGAAGTCTATGATTCCTAATTTATTAATATTATTTGTTGAAAAAATAAATTCATCTATTCTTGGGTCGTTTAATTCAAACTGAAAATCAGATAAAGAAAAATTTTCGTACGACTGTATTTTTTTATCTAAATCTAAGCTAGCTTGATCAATTGTTATGTTACCGGTAGACATATCATCTAACAAAACAAGATCATCATTCATCAGTGCAAGGGATTCAGCAGCAATTAGTTCGGAGCTCAGTGTTTCTTTCATTTGATCATAAGACTTAATTTCTTGTTCAAGCACTTCTGTAACTTTTAAAATATGAAATGAGGTTTCAATTTCTACGATTGCGGATGTTTCATTTAATTGAACGCTTTCAAGAGCACTTGCAAATTCTTCAGGAAATATATCTGCTGAAAAATAATCTAAGTCCCCTCCTGTATCTTTTGTAACTATGTCTTCTGTATATTTTGATACTAATGATTCGAAATCTGTTCCATTAATAATTTCATTTTCAACCTTTTTTATTATTTCAAAAGCTTCTGATTCATTTGAATAATTATTTTTATCAATCATTATGTGAGAAATTCTTTTTTGAATATTATTACCCATATTTGAAAGATAGTTTTGATAGGCTTCATCAATATAATTATTAGGTATGGTTACTTTATCTTCATAATCATTAGAATTTAAAATAAAATATTTTATTGATCGTTTTTCATCTGAGAAAAATTGAGATTGGTTGTTTACATAAAATTCCTTAATTTGATCAGAGGTAAGATCAATGCTTTTGGAAAGTAAATCAAAATCAATTTTTATAAAATCTAAGTCAACTTGCTTCTCAAGAAGTATTGCAAGATCTCTTAATTCATTTTCAAATGTAAAATCAAGAGAGCCTAATGCAATTCTATACTCTTGTGATGCCAACAATTTTGTTACAAGATCAATATAGGTTTCTTTAGTGTGGCCCATCGCATTAACTCTTGCTCCATATATGCCTTCATCAAACATACCGTTTTCGTCAAAGAACATTTGATTTGTGACAATAAATTTTTTGGCATTTTTTATAGACTCTTTATTAATTAATCCAATAGACCTTGCCTCAGCAAGCAATACTTTTTCAGCTATAAGTTCTTGACGAATTTGGCCTAATTGAAATTCTTCACCTAAAAGATTTATGTCAAAATCTTCTCCAAATCTATCTTGAAGATTTTGACTAACTTTTGCAGATGCATTTTGAAAGTCCCATTCAGTTACTTCTTCACCGTTAATAGTCCCAATACTGCCACTAAAAACAGTAGTTAAGGATGATGTACCAAGAAAGACGAATGGTAATGCACAAATTGCAATAATAAAAACAAGTCTTGGTCCGGTTAAAAAATTTCTTACTGATTCAAGCATGGTGCATATTATAAAATAAAAAAAGGGTGCGTAAGCACCCTTTTTAAGAGTTAACTAAAGTTAGCCGTTTTTAACCTTATCTTTAAGGCCTTTACCAGCTTTAAATCCAGGTACTTTTGATGCAGCAATATGCATAGCAGCTCCTGTTTGAGGATTTCTACCCTCCCTTGCTGCTCTGTGTCTTACAGAAAAGGTACCAAAACCAACTAATGATACTGAATCGCCAGTTCCTAGCGCATCACCAATACCACCCAAAACTGCATCAACCGCTCTCGCTGCTGAAGCTTTTGAAATATCTGCATCACTTGCAACTGAATCAACTAAATCTGATTTATTCATATTAAATACTCCTCAATGTAATTTTATTTAATAAATACTTCTCTATGAAAAGCTTTTTACGTTGAAAAGTCAAGCAAATAAAGGTTTTAGTGAGTTTGTTTGTCAGAGGACTTTGTTGATTTTTTACTAGCATTTTTACTTTTAGCTAGTTTTTGATTTTTAAGCAGCGGTGTTGGTTCATCTGTTAATGCAAAGTTAATAATCTCATCAATCCATTCAACAGGTTTTATCTCAAGTGAATCAGTAATTTGTTTTGGAATTTCTTGGAGGTCAGGCATATTTTCTTTTGGAATAATAACATTCTTGATACCGCCTCTTTTTGCTGCAAGTAACTTTTCTTTTAAACCACCAATTTTCAAAATTTGTCCTCTAAGTGTTATTTCTCCAGTCATTGCAGTATCTGCTCTCACTGGAATTCCAGTAAATACTGAGATCAATGAAATTGCCATTGCACCTCCAGCACTTGGTCCATCTTTTGGTGTAGCACCCTCTGGGACATGAATATGAACGTCATATTTCTCATAAAAATCTGAATCTATACCAAGGGAGTCTGATCTTGACCTAACAACAGTTAAAGCAGCTTGAATAGATTCCTGCATTACATCACCAAGGGAACCTGTTTTTATAATCCTTCCTTTACCTTTTATATTTGAAGCTTCAATGGTTAATAATTCGCCGCCAACTTCAGTCCAAGCCAAACCAGTTACTTGTCCAATAGCATTATCTTTTTCAGCTATTCCATATTTAAATTTTTTAACGCCAGAATATTTATCAAGATTTTTATTAGATATGTTAGTAACTTTTTTTGAGACTGCTTTTTTTAATAATCTATCTTTGACAACTTTTCTAAGAATTTTTGCTATTTGTCTTTCCAGTCCCCGAACGCCAGCTTCTCTTGTGTAATATCTTATGAGAGATAATAAAACTTCTTTTTTTATATTTAACTCATTACTTTTAAGGCCATTTCTTTCAATTTGTTTTGGTAATAAATACTTTTGAGCAATGTTAAGTTTTTCGTCTTCAATATAACCAGGAATTCTAATAATCTCCATTCTATCTAGTAAGGGTGTTGGAATATTAAGACTATTTGCAGTACATACGAACATAACCTCTGATAAATCATAGTCAACTTCTAAATAATGGTCGCTGAATGTATTGTTTTGCTCTGGATCAAGGACCTCAAGAAGAGCCGCAGCGGGGTCACCTCGATGATCCATTCCTATTTTATCAATCTCATCCAGTAAAAATAATGGATTTTTAACTCCTACTTTTGAAAGTTTTTGAATAATTTTTCCAGGCATAGATCCAATGTAAGTTCTTCTATGTCCTCTTATTTCAGATTCATCTCTGACACCACCAAGAGACATTCTTATAAACTTTCTATTTGTTGCTCTTGCTATAGATTCTCCTAGAGATGTTTTACCTACTCCTGGAGGTCCTACTAAACACAATACAGGCGCTTTCATAGCTTTTACTCTCTTTTGAACAGCAAGGTACTCAATTATTCTTTCTTTAACTTCTTCAAGACCATAATGATCTTCCTCTAATATATCTAGGGATGCTTGAATATCAGATTTAACTTTAGATTTTTTCTTCCATGGCACTTCAATAAGACAATCAAGGTAAGATCTAACTACAGAAGCTTCAGCACTAGATGGAGACATGTGCTTGAACTTTGAGAGCTCACTTTTTGCTTTTTTTAAAGCGTCTTTTGGCATGCCTGAGGTGTTAATTTTTTCTTCTAGCGAATCTAGTTCATCTGGCTCTTCTCCAATCTCACCTAATTCTTTTTGTGCTGCTTTTATTTGTTCATTGAGATAGTATTCACGTTGTGACTTTTCCATTTGTTTTTTAACTCTACCTCTAATTTTTTTCTCAACATCTACCACATCTAAATGAGATTCTAAAATAGTTAGTATCATTTCAGACTTGGCTTTTAAATCGATAGCTTCCAAAATTTCTTGTTTTTTTGATGTTTCAAGCGGAAGATGACTTGCAATAGTATCTGATAGTCTTGAAAGATCATCTAAGGAATCTACTGTCGAAACTATTTCTGGAGGAATGCGTTTAGTAACATTAATATAGTCTTCAAATTTGGCTTTGATTAAGCGAACAAGATTTACTGAGTCCTGATCTTTTAGGGGTACATCATTTAGTTCAATTACTCTTGCAATTGAATAAGAATCTTTTTCTACAACATTTTCTATATTGCATCTTTTAAAACCCTCTAC
Proteins encoded in this region:
- the lon gene encoding endopeptidase La, with the translated sequence MKDIKVDLPIIPLRDVVVFPGIVTTLFVGRPKSVEALNAAMSSNKKLVLVSQIDPSVEDPNFSDIYKSASISNLLQLIKLPDGTMKVLVEGFKRCNIENVVEKDSYSIARVIELNDVPLKDQDSVNLVRLIKAKFEDYINVTKRIPPEIVSTVDSLDDLSRLSDTIASHLPLETSKKQEILEAIDLKAKSEMILTILESHLDVVDVEKKIRGRVKKQMEKSQREYYLNEQIKAAQKELGEIGEEPDELDSLEEKINTSGMPKDALKKAKSELSKFKHMSPSSAEASVVRSYLDCLIEVPWKKKSKVKSDIQASLDILEEDHYGLEEVKERIIEYLAVQKRVKAMKAPVLCLVGPPGVGKTSLGESIARATNRKFIRMSLGGVRDESEIRGHRRTYIGSMPGKIIQKLSKVGVKNPLFLLDEIDKIGMDHRGDPAAALLEVLDPEQNNTFSDHYLEVDYDLSEVMFVCTANSLNIPTPLLDRMEIIRIPGYIEDEKLNIAQKYLLPKQIERNGLKSNELNIKKEVLLSLIRYYTREAGVRGLERQIAKILRKVVKDRLLKKAVSKKVTNISNKNLDKYSGVKKFKYGIAEKDNAIGQVTGLAWTEVGGELLTIEASNIKGKGRIIKTGSLGDVMQESIQAALTVVRSRSDSLGIDSDFYEKYDVHIHVPEGATPKDGPSAGGAMAISLISVFTGIPVRADTAMTGEITLRGQILKIGGLKEKLLAAKRGGIKNVIIPKENMPDLQEIPKQITDSLEIKPVEWIDEIINFALTDEPTPLLKNQKLAKSKNASKKSTKSSDKQTH
- a CDS encoding HU family DNA-binding protein produces the protein MNKSDLVDSVASDADISKASAARAVDAVLGGIGDALGTGDSVSLVGFGTFSVRHRAAREGRNPQTGAAMHIAASKVPGFKAGKGLKDKVKNG
- a CDS encoding SurA N-terminal domain-containing protein → MLESVRNFLTGPRLVFIIAICALPFVFLGTSSLTTVFSGSIGTINGEEVTEWDFQNASAKVSQNLQDRFGEDFDINLLGEEFQLGQIRQELIAEKVLLAEARSIGLINKESIKNAKKFIVTNQMFFDENGMFDEGIYGARVNAMGHTKETYIDLVTKLLASQEYRIALGSLDFTFENELRDLAILLEKQVDLDFIKIDFDLLSKSIDLTSDQIKEFYVNNQSQFFSDEKRSIKYFILNSNDYEDKVTIPNNYIDEAYQNYLSNMGNNIQKRISHIMIDKNNYSNESEAFEIIKKVENEIINGTDFESLVSKYTEDIVTKDTGGDLDYFSADIFPEEFASALESVQLNETSAIVEIETSFHILKVTEVLEQEIKSYDQMKETLSSELIAAESLALMNDDLVLLDDMSTGNITIDQASLDLDKKIQSYENFSLSDFQFELNDPRIDEFIFSTNNINKLGIIDFEDKILVLTTTQITESKLMDYDQVEDKARDLLALSIAENEIINITNKLSELKIEEKEFAYIEENDFITNDSYVNVKRYASLMPAEILEEVFKNTDGATVYLDSNNKDKYIIDIKKFNDATYEEIESAIENYRTFSSERYFDSIASIIDEDLFKNAVVNINLDGF